In the genome of Candidatus Binatus sp., one region contains:
- a CDS encoding phosphoadenylyl-sulfate reductase yields MALQIELDEQVETPKLSLIMDELEAGEAAVELDDRDPQAVIAWAIDRFGSELAICSSFQAEGCLLIDMAWRIDPKIRVFTIDTGRQPQETYDLIDKVRDRYGINTEIFLPETKVVEQMVTKHGNNLFYRDVNLRLLCCQVRKVLPLRRALMNYSAWMTGLRRDQWATRSNIRKIEIDHDHGGIVKLAPLADWTEDEVWDYIRANDVPYNALYDKGYKSIGCGPCTRSVGEGQDARAGRWWWETGAPKECGMHCAIETGGFEHELAALLGRNGNGHSNGGV; encoded by the coding sequence AAGCCGCCGTCGAGCTCGACGACCGGGACCCGCAAGCAGTCATCGCGTGGGCGATCGATCGCTTCGGCAGCGAGCTCGCGATCTGCTCGAGCTTCCAGGCCGAGGGCTGCCTGCTGATCGACATGGCGTGGCGAATCGATCCGAAGATTCGCGTCTTCACGATCGATACCGGCCGCCAGCCGCAAGAGACTTACGACTTGATCGACAAGGTGCGCGATCGCTACGGGATCAATACCGAAATTTTCCTGCCGGAAACGAAAGTGGTCGAGCAGATGGTCACCAAGCACGGCAACAACCTCTTCTACCGCGACGTCAATCTGCGCCTGCTGTGCTGCCAGGTGCGCAAGGTGCTGCCGCTCCGCCGCGCGCTGATGAACTACAGCGCCTGGATGACGGGGCTGCGCCGCGATCAGTGGGCGACCCGCTCGAACATCCGCAAGATCGAGATCGATCACGATCACGGCGGAATCGTGAAGCTCGCGCCGCTAGCCGACTGGACCGAAGACGAAGTGTGGGACTACATCCGCGCCAACGACGTTCCCTACAACGCGCTCTACGACAAGGGCTACAAGTCGATCGGATGCGGTCCATGCACGCGCTCGGTCGGCGAGGGCCAGGACGCGCGCGCCGGCCGCTGGTGGTGGGAAACCGGCGCGCCGAAGGAATGCGGGATGCATTGCGCGATCGAGACCGGCGGCTTCGAGCATGAGTTGGCGGCACTGCTCGGGCGCAACGGCAACGGGCATTCGAACGGAGGCGTTTAG